Proteins encoded together in one Sceloporus undulatus isolate JIND9_A2432 ecotype Alabama chromosome 4, SceUnd_v1.1, whole genome shotgun sequence window:
- the CRIP1 gene encoding cysteine-rich protein 1, producing the protein MPKCPRCQKEVYFAEKVTSLGKDWHRPCLKCEKCGKTLTSGGHAEHDGKPYCNHPCYAALFGPKGFGRGGAESHTFK; encoded by the exons ATGCCCAAGTGCCCCCGCTGCCAGAAGGAGGTCTACTTCG CTGAAAAAGTCACCTCCCTGGGGAAAGACTGGCATCGGCCATGcttgaaatgtgaaaaatgcGGCAAGACCTTGACTTCTGGTGGCCATGCAGAG CATGATGGGAAGCCATATTGTAACCATCCCTGCTATGCTGCATTGTTTGGACCCAAAG ggtTTGGCCGTGGAGGTGCTGAAAGCCACACATTCAAGTGA